From Methanomassiliicoccales archaeon LGM-RCC1, one genomic window encodes:
- a CDS encoding DNA topoisomerase I — translation MRKLIITEKANAARRISTILSDGKSQSSSANGATVIKFTAGGDDYNVVSLRGHIIELDYPKEYNDWGAIKPAELVYAPQVKSVRVKSILNTIKDIASESDEIIIATDYDREGELIGMETVKAIGADMSKVKRAKFSALTKGEVEAAFKNLTDPDEKLADAAEARQIVDLSWGAVLTRLISLSSGQVGNNFMSVGRVQSPTLKLLVDRHEEIENFVPVPYWNLVGKFGMLAFKGEHEDNPFWKKEEAEAVLSKVKSTKTGTVAKYSSEIKEEYRPAPFDTTMMQVEANKIGIPPTTAMKLAEDLYTGGYISYPRTENTEYPKSLNLRSVLDKLKDSEFKAEVNEILAQEKIYPSKGKRSTTDHPPIYPTAGATQDKMKGDKWKLYELIVRRFLATVAPNAKAEVTKCVIEVEGENFLSDGYVLTDPGWKKYYKKYLPANESRLPVLKEGEEVDVRSMAIVESETKPPYRYNQGSLIQEMDRLQLGTKSTRHDIIGKLFSRNYVQGNYMIPTPSGIALTKSLEKHGGGITEPDMTAKLESDMLSISEGARTLDSVVKESQDMLHDVAVKISEESDDIGKEIKDALHSQQHIGVCPSCGNNMSVKRSKNGNFIGCDGYPECKRAYPLPRGALVQTVDSKCPVCGLPQLKIIRKGNPPSVQCIDPKCTSNVALNDLGLCPTCNNGHIRVMFSKAGRRFAGCSSWPTCTQTYPLRPRGVITPLGKPCAICKAPMVKVGNLEECINPDCPGKKKAARTTKPAKKTASE, via the coding sequence AGCCTGCCGAGCTGGTCTACGCCCCGCAGGTCAAATCGGTGCGTGTGAAATCCATCCTCAACACTATCAAGGACATCGCCTCCGAGTCGGACGAGATCATCATCGCTACCGACTATGATAGGGAGGGAGAGCTCATCGGTATGGAGACCGTCAAGGCCATCGGTGCCGATATGAGCAAGGTCAAGAGGGCCAAGTTCAGCGCCCTCACCAAGGGAGAGGTGGAGGCAGCATTCAAGAACCTCACCGACCCCGACGAGAAGCTCGCCGATGCCGCAGAGGCAAGGCAGATCGTGGATCTGTCCTGGGGAGCCGTCCTCACAAGATTGATTTCATTGTCATCCGGACAGGTTGGGAACAACTTCATGTCCGTGGGAAGGGTCCAGAGCCCCACGCTCAAGCTCCTGGTCGACAGGCATGAGGAGATCGAGAACTTCGTCCCCGTCCCCTATTGGAACCTGGTGGGCAAGTTCGGCATGCTAGCTTTCAAAGGAGAGCACGAGGACAACCCCTTCTGGAAGAAGGAGGAGGCGGAGGCCGTCCTCTCGAAAGTCAAGTCAACAAAGACCGGTACCGTCGCCAAATACTCCTCGGAGATCAAGGAGGAGTACAGGCCGGCGCCGTTCGACACCACGATGATGCAGGTGGAGGCCAACAAGATCGGTATCCCTCCAACCACGGCCATGAAGCTGGCCGAGGACCTGTACACCGGAGGTTACATCTCATATCCGCGTACCGAGAACACCGAGTACCCGAAGAGCCTCAACCTGAGGTCGGTGCTCGATAAGCTCAAGGACTCGGAGTTCAAGGCAGAGGTCAACGAGATCCTCGCCCAGGAGAAGATCTACCCCTCCAAGGGAAAGAGGAGCACAACGGACCATCCGCCTATCTACCCCACGGCAGGGGCCACGCAGGACAAGATGAAGGGCGACAAGTGGAAGCTCTACGAGCTCATCGTCAGGAGATTCCTGGCAACGGTCGCACCCAACGCCAAGGCCGAGGTCACCAAGTGCGTGATCGAGGTGGAGGGAGAGAACTTCCTCTCCGACGGATACGTTCTCACGGATCCCGGCTGGAAGAAATACTACAAGAAGTACCTGCCCGCGAACGAGAGCAGGCTCCCGGTCCTGAAGGAGGGCGAGGAGGTCGACGTGAGGTCCATGGCCATCGTCGAGTCCGAGACCAAGCCCCCGTACAGGTACAACCAAGGTTCGCTCATCCAAGAGATGGACAGGCTGCAGCTCGGTACCAAGAGTACTAGGCACGACATCATCGGCAAGCTGTTCTCAAGGAACTATGTCCAGGGCAACTACATGATCCCCACTCCCAGCGGAATCGCGCTCACGAAATCGCTGGAGAAGCACGGCGGAGGTATCACGGAGCCGGACATGACCGCGAAGCTGGAATCGGACATGCTCAGCATCTCCGAGGGAGCACGCACATTGGATTCCGTCGTCAAGGAATCGCAGGACATGCTCCACGATGTGGCGGTCAAGATCTCTGAGGAGTCCGACGACATCGGAAAGGAGATCAAGGACGCGCTGCACTCTCAGCAGCATATCGGCGTCTGTCCGTCATGCGGGAACAACATGTCCGTCAAGAGGTCGAAGAACGGTAACTTCATCGGATGCGACGGATACCCCGAGTGCAAGCGCGCATATCCGCTCCCCAGGGGAGCTTTGGTGCAGACTGTGGATTCCAAATGCCCTGTCTGCGGCCTTCCTCAGCTCAAGATCATCAGAAAGGGCAACCCGCCCTCTGTGCAGTGCATCGACCCCAAGTGTACGAGCAACGTCGCTCTCAACGACTTGGGACTCTGCCCTACCTGCAACAACGGTCACATAAGGGTTATGTTCTCCAAGGCCGGCAGGAGGTTCGCAGGATGCTCTTCGTGGCCCACATGCACTCAGACCTACCCTCTCAGGCCGAGAGGAGTCATCACTCCCCTAGGCAAGCCCTGTGCGATCTGTAAGGCACCCATGGTCAAGGTAGGAAATCTCGAGGAGTGCATCAATCCCGACTGCCCCGGAAAGAAGAAGGCAGCTCGCACGACTAAACCCGCTAAGAAGACCGCCTCTGAATGA
- a CDS encoding nicotinate phosphoribosyltransferase translates to MDYQRNIPLLCDYYEYTMSNGYLEKGLGDRMVYFDIFFRTVPDKGGFVVFAGLEQLMDYITNLRFTEEDIEFMRSKGTFGEKFLDFLKDFHFTGDVWAIPEGTAVFPGEPLITIRAPIAQAQILETFALLTINHQSLIATKANRIVRAAKGRTVLEFGSRRAQGTDAAILGARAAYIAGCGGTACTVSDELFGVPASGTMAHSWVMMFDSELEAFKAFCELYPDNATLLVDTYDTINSGIPNAIKAIKEVLIPKGITKCAIRLDSGDFAFLTKKAREMLDDAGLTDCKIVVSNALDENLIKDLLNQGAVIDAFGVGDNLITSHSDPVLNGVFKLVAMEEDGKIVPKIKISDNVEKITTPHFKKVYRVYDDKGMAIADQICVYDETIDTDAPLELFDPSATWKRKTLENYSVKELMVKVIENGKLVYDLPSLEDIRKHCAEETDTLWDEVKRFSNPHQYYVDMSEKLWNVRNDLINQSRQ, encoded by the coding sequence ATGGATTACCAAAGGAACATCCCCCTGCTGTGCGACTACTATGAGTACACGATGTCCAACGGGTACCTGGAGAAAGGTCTGGGAGACCGCATGGTCTACTTCGACATATTCTTCAGGACGGTACCCGACAAGGGCGGATTCGTGGTGTTCGCAGGCTTGGAGCAGCTGATGGACTACATCACCAACCTCCGTTTCACCGAGGAGGACATCGAGTTCATGCGCTCCAAGGGAACGTTCGGGGAGAAGTTCCTGGATTTCCTCAAGGACTTCCATTTCACCGGGGATGTGTGGGCGATACCCGAAGGAACGGCTGTGTTCCCCGGAGAGCCCCTCATCACCATCAGGGCACCCATTGCCCAAGCACAGATCCTGGAGACCTTCGCTCTCCTGACGATAAACCATCAATCCCTTATCGCCACCAAGGCCAACCGTATTGTGAGGGCTGCAAAGGGCAGGACCGTACTGGAGTTCGGCTCCAGAAGGGCCCAGGGAACCGATGCGGCCATATTGGGTGCTAGGGCAGCATACATCGCCGGATGCGGCGGAACGGCATGCACTGTGAGCGATGAGCTTTTCGGAGTGCCCGCGAGCGGGACCATGGCCCACTCTTGGGTGATGATGTTCGATTCGGAGCTCGAGGCATTCAAGGCGTTCTGCGAGCTGTATCCTGACAACGCCACCCTCCTGGTGGATACCTACGATACTATCAACAGCGGAATCCCCAATGCCATAAAAGCGATCAAGGAGGTGCTCATCCCCAAGGGGATAACCAAATGCGCCATCCGCCTGGATTCTGGTGACTTCGCTTTCCTCACCAAGAAGGCAAGGGAGATGCTAGACGATGCCGGTCTCACGGACTGCAAGATAGTCGTATCCAATGCCCTCGATGAGAATCTGATCAAGGATCTGCTCAACCAGGGTGCCGTAATAGACGCTTTCGGTGTAGGCGACAATCTGATCACCTCCCACAGCGACCCTGTGCTGAACGGTGTGTTCAAGCTCGTCGCCATGGAGGAGGACGGCAAGATAGTTCCTAAGATCAAGATCTCCGACAACGTAGAGAAAATCACCACACCCCATTTCAAGAAAGTCTACAGGGTCTATGACGACAAAGGCATGGCCATTGCCGATCAGATCTGCGTTTACGACGAGACCATCGACACGGATGCGCCGTTGGAGCTTTTCGACCCCTCCGCGACTTGGAAGAGGAAGACCCTAGAGAACTACTCCGTCAAGGAACTCATGGTCAAAGTCATAGAGAACGGAAAGCTTGTGTACGATCTCCCCTCCTTGGAGGATATCAGGAAACACTGTGCCGAGGAGACGGATACCCTTTGGGACGAGGTCAAGCGTTTCTCCAACCCTCATCAATATTATGTCGATATGTCGGAGAAGTTATGGAACGTCCGTAACGATCTGATTAACCAATCTAGGCAGTAA
- the eno gene encoding phosphopyruvate hydratase: MQIEKVWAREVLDSRGNPTVEAEITVGGQKISAIAPSGASTGSWEAHELRDGGNRYGGKGVLKAVENVRGPIAKRITGMDPTDQEGIDRAMIELDGTENKTNLGGNATVAVSLAVARAGAMCNNIPVYQHIGKDHVTLPVPMLNIINGGKHAGGNLKIQECMIIPAGAKSFSDCLQMSSEVYMHLKSILKKKYGVGAINIGDEGGFAPPLDTVDEALSTIVSAVSDAGYTPGKDVFLAIDAASSEFFSDGVYDVDGMKLSAGELADHYVQLTKDHPLISIEDPFFEDDFETTAELTKKVGNKVQIVGDDLFVTNSKRLCKGIKQGAANALLLKVNQIGTITESGEAAQMSFDHGYNVVVSHRSGESEDTTIADLSVGWGSGEIKTGAPARGERTAKYNRLLRIEEELGSKAVFPGIKKFHI, translated from the coding sequence ATGCAGATAGAGAAGGTATGGGCAAGGGAAGTCCTGGATTCCAGAGGCAACCCCACGGTAGAAGCAGAGATCACAGTCGGCGGCCAGAAGATATCCGCCATCGCTCCCTCCGGAGCATCTACGGGATCGTGGGAGGCCCACGAGCTCCGCGACGGCGGGAACAGGTACGGCGGAAAGGGAGTGCTGAAGGCGGTAGAGAACGTCCGCGGACCCATCGCCAAGAGGATCACCGGCATGGACCCTACCGATCAGGAAGGAATCGACAGGGCAATGATCGAGCTCGACGGCACCGAGAACAAGACCAACCTCGGCGGAAACGCCACTGTGGCCGTGTCCCTCGCAGTCGCCAGGGCCGGTGCCATGTGCAACAACATCCCCGTCTACCAGCACATCGGGAAGGACCACGTCACGCTCCCTGTGCCCATGCTCAACATCATCAACGGCGGAAAGCACGCCGGAGGCAACCTGAAGATTCAGGAATGCATGATCATCCCCGCCGGAGCCAAATCGTTCTCGGATTGTCTGCAGATGTCGTCCGAGGTCTACATGCATCTCAAATCCATACTGAAGAAGAAGTACGGGGTAGGAGCCATCAACATCGGCGACGAGGGAGGATTCGCTCCCCCGCTCGATACGGTCGACGAGGCCCTGTCCACCATCGTATCCGCAGTATCCGATGCAGGCTACACCCCCGGAAAGGACGTGTTCCTTGCGATCGACGCTGCTTCCTCAGAGTTCTTCAGCGACGGCGTCTACGACGTCGACGGAATGAAGCTCTCTGCCGGAGAGCTCGCTGACCACTATGTGCAGCTCACCAAGGACCACCCGCTCATCAGCATCGAGGACCCGTTCTTCGAGGATGACTTCGAGACCACGGCCGAGCTCACCAAGAAGGTCGGCAACAAGGTCCAGATCGTAGGTGACGATCTGTTCGTCACCAACTCCAAGCGCCTCTGCAAGGGAATCAAGCAGGGAGCTGCCAACGCACTCCTGCTGAAGGTCAACCAGATCGGAACCATCACCGAATCCGGAGAGGCTGCGCAGATGAGCTTCGACCACGGATACAACGTCGTCGTTTCCCACAGGTCCGGAGAGTCCGAGGACACCACCATCGCCGACCTCTCGGTCGGATGGGGATCCGGAGAGATCAAGACCGGAGCTCCCGCCAGGGGAGAGAGGACTGCCAAGTACAACCGCCTTCTCAGGATCGAGGAGGAGCTGGGATCCAAGGCTGTCTTCCCCGGAATCAAGAAATTCCACATCTGA
- a CDS encoding DUF835 domain-containing protein, protein MKVLVVDDNIAIQEILKDILIQEGHVVRIAGSIDEAVDSILEFRPNAILLDAVINDEDGLQVLVRAHEQDHDVDLNAVLIKGVNDEAPTDNSFIKAIVNKPFKSLDISAALSVLVATKEAQMVEAATSAKPKKGLFGFRKRKQQPASAPASSEHIDTNDSAIIAEYISSEGPMYGRSYVFFEKEPSKIFDFLDIFNPSDYNILVISSENSKAVKQNYGKDNLEVATLSAGVRGRSLDINALGTLTVFIKDYIRNHDRPIVMIENFTDIIDNNGLNHSLVFLHQLVKANINDKKTTFVVSVDPSILTTKDRNILLGDMSEYSN, encoded by the coding sequence ATGAAGGTCCTGGTAGTCGATGACAACATTGCGATTCAAGAGATCCTGAAGGACATCCTCATTCAAGAGGGGCACGTCGTAAGGATCGCCGGTTCCATAGACGAGGCCGTCGATTCCATACTGGAATTCAGACCGAACGCCATCCTTCTGGATGCCGTCATCAACGATGAGGACGGTCTGCAGGTACTGGTCCGTGCCCACGAGCAGGATCACGATGTCGATCTCAACGCTGTTCTCATCAAGGGAGTCAATGATGAAGCTCCCACGGACAACTCGTTCATCAAGGCGATAGTCAACAAGCCATTCAAATCCCTGGACATCTCCGCCGCATTATCTGTATTGGTCGCGACCAAGGAGGCCCAGATGGTAGAGGCGGCAACCAGCGCCAAACCCAAGAAGGGGCTGTTCGGCTTCAGAAAGAGGAAGCAGCAGCCTGCATCGGCTCCCGCTTCTTCGGAGCACATCGACACCAACGATTCAGCGATCATCGCAGAGTACATCTCATCTGAAGGTCCGATGTACGGAAGGTCCTACGTGTTCTTCGAGAAGGAACCCTCCAAGATCTTCGATTTCCTAGACATCTTCAACCCTTCCGACTACAACATTCTGGTCATATCCTCGGAGAACTCCAAGGCCGTGAAGCAGAACTATGGGAAGGACAACCTCGAGGTCGCCACACTCTCGGCCGGTGTCAGGGGAAGATCCCTGGACATCAATGCGCTGGGAACTCTCACGGTGTTCATCAAGGACTACATCAGAAATCATGACAGACCTATCGTCATGATCGAGAATTTCACAGATATCATCGATAACAACGGCCTCAACCACAGCCTAGTGTTCCTGCACCAGCTGGTGAAGGCCAACATCAATGACAAGAAGACCACCTTCGTGGTCTCCGTCGATCCTTCGATCCTCACGACGAAGGACCGCAACATCCTGCTCGGGGACATGTCCGAGTACTCCAACTGA
- a CDS encoding 50S ribosomal protein L40e: MARFKEAEARLLDKTVCMNCYATNPKKATKCRKCGYSNLRPKAKESRKQ; encoded by the coding sequence ATGGCACGTTTCAAAGAGGCTGAGGCCAGGCTCCTTGACAAGACTGTATGCATGAACTGCTATGCTACAAACCCCAAGAAGGCAACCAAGTGCAGGAAGTGCGGATACAGCAACCTCAGGCCCAAAGCCAAAGAGAGCAGGAAGCAGTGA
- a CDS encoding sugar phosphate isomerase/epimerase, with product MKHLFSYSVYQELDDLGKDLGAILQGLRCDGLELLTSHEPVDPRYSQYTVSVHLPYTTDWLAAWEGRPYEMSDHFARYYMYGKDKESVCETVRNMIDCVAPLKPAHGVIHACNVNIPDLCKRNYSGDCRDILLKFCEMINTAISGFPKGEPPVKLAFENLWWPGLRLKDDSDYRILEKHLEFENWGICLDTGHLMNCLPGIYTEQDGIEALLRIFDGYSQDLKDAIGAMHFHYSASAKYRESFEEKEYTGGPITDFINGCYHHINTLDQHLPYSDPRCRELIEAIQPELVIHELPGHGHNPLDDFAQQRSLL from the coding sequence ATGAAGCACCTGTTCAGTTATTCCGTCTATCAGGAACTGGACGACCTAGGGAAGGATTTGGGAGCTATACTCCAAGGCCTCAGATGCGATGGCCTGGAGCTCCTGACCTCCCACGAACCCGTCGACCCCAGATATTCTCAGTACACCGTATCGGTGCACCTCCCCTATACCACGGATTGGCTGGCGGCTTGGGAGGGCAGACCGTATGAGATGTCCGACCACTTCGCCAGATACTACATGTACGGCAAGGACAAGGAGTCCGTCTGCGAGACCGTCAGGAACATGATCGACTGCGTTGCACCGCTCAAACCGGCCCACGGCGTGATCCATGCCTGCAACGTAAACATCCCCGACCTTTGCAAGAGGAACTATTCCGGGGACTGCAGGGACATCCTGCTGAAGTTCTGCGAGATGATCAATACGGCGATCTCCGGATTCCCGAAGGGAGAGCCCCCGGTGAAACTGGCCTTCGAGAACCTCTGGTGGCCGGGGCTCAGACTGAAGGATGATTCTGACTACCGCATTCTCGAGAAGCACCTGGAGTTCGAGAACTGGGGAATCTGCCTTGATACGGGTCACCTCATGAACTGCCTGCCAGGAATCTACACCGAGCAGGACGGGATAGAGGCTTTGCTGAGGATATTCGACGGTTACAGCCAAGACCTCAAGGACGCCATAGGGGCGATGCACTTCCACTACAGCGCTTCAGCCAAGTACCGCGAATCCTTCGAGGAGAAGGAGTACACAGGCGGACCAATAACCGACTTCATCAACGGATGCTACCATCACATCAATACCCTGGACCAGCATCTGCCCTATTCGGATCCCCGCTGCAGAGAGCTGATCGAGGCCATACAGCCTGAACTGGTGATCCACGAGCTGCCGGGACACGGCCATAATCCTCTGGATGACTTCGCTCAGCAGAGGTCCCTGCTCTGA
- a CDS encoding methionine adenosyltransferase, which yields MAKAKNVYVEGLNEIPAPMKKVEIVERKGIGHPDSVADALGEEVSKALCKMYIKEVGHVLHHNTDETQLAAGNAAPKFGGGYIIDPVYMLLVGRATTFIDDGKVVKDLPCKPTALAAARKYLKKTFPNLDVDSEVILDAKIGMGSDDLTGVYKTSGILANDTSFGVGYAPYSVTDKLTLETEKYINGAMKKKLPETGQDVKVMCSRIDNKVTMTIACAMVDKYIPDADAYKSAIEQMYDLVTDNALKIIGKDDIKFKLDINTGDNYKKGIYYLTCTGLSQEMGDDGSVGRGNRCNGLITPYRPMSMEATSGKNPITHIGKIYNVMSKLIAEDVAKKVTNEAEVRVRILSQIGKPVSQPLNCSVQIVLPNADKNPNLKKWSKEADAIACDWLDNVDKVSNMIIEGKVKTF from the coding sequence ATGGCTAAAGCTAAAAACGTCTATGTAGAGGGACTCAACGAGATCCCCGCACCTATGAAGAAAGTCGAGATCGTCGAGAGGAAGGGAATCGGACACCCCGACTCCGTCGCTGACGCTCTCGGAGAGGAAGTCTCAAAGGCTCTCTGCAAGATGTACATCAAAGAGGTCGGACACGTTCTCCACCACAACACCGACGAGACACAGCTCGCAGCCGGTAACGCCGCACCCAAGTTCGGCGGCGGATACATCATCGACCCAGTTTACATGCTCCTGGTCGGCCGTGCCACCACATTCATCGACGACGGAAAGGTTGTCAAGGACCTGCCCTGCAAGCCCACAGCTCTGGCAGCAGCACGCAAGTACCTGAAGAAGACCTTCCCCAACCTCGATGTCGACTCCGAGGTCATCCTCGATGCGAAGATCGGAATGGGATCCGACGACCTCACCGGCGTCTACAAAACATCCGGTATCCTCGCGAACGACACCTCCTTCGGTGTCGGATACGCACCCTACTCCGTCACTGACAAGCTCACACTCGAGACCGAGAAGTACATCAACGGCGCAATGAAGAAGAAGCTGCCCGAGACCGGACAGGACGTCAAGGTCATGTGCTCCAGGATCGACAACAAGGTCACAATGACCATCGCTTGTGCAATGGTCGACAAGTACATCCCCGACGCAGACGCATACAAGTCCGCCATCGAGCAGATGTACGACCTCGTCACTGACAACGCCCTGAAGATCATCGGAAAGGATGACATCAAGTTCAAGCTGGACATCAACACCGGTGACAACTACAAGAAGGGAATCTACTACCTGACCTGTACCGGACTCTCCCAGGAGATGGGAGACGACGGATCCGTCGGAAGGGGTAACAGGTGCAACGGTCTGATTACACCCTACAGGCCCATGTCCATGGAGGCTACCTCCGGAAAGAACCCCATCACCCACATCGGAAAGATCTACAACGTCATGTCCAAGCTCATCGCTGAGGACGTCGCGAAGAAGGTCACCAACGAGGCAGAGGTCAGGGTCAGGATCCTCTCGCAGATCGGAAAGCCCGTGTCGCAGCCCCTGAACTGTTCCGTTCAGATCGTGCTCCCCAACGCGGACAAGAACCCCAACCTCAAGAAGTGGTCCAAGGAGGCCGACGCCATCGCTTGCGATTGGCTCGACAATGTCGACAAAGTCTCCAACATGATCATCGAAGGCAAGGTCAAGACCTTCTGA
- a CDS encoding CBS domain-containing protein translates to MNFPPATDIRKIRIGMDITQSELAARSGISQSTIAKIERGKISASYETVVSLFNTLEAMRHDIGKGLTAADVCSKSVVSIQSDETIQSAARLMEETGYSQFPVFNGTNPVGSISERDIFDLISSGRMIDEVYRLTVSNAMGDSFPVVSGTTPISTVAGMMSSCNAVLVSDKGSIKGMITKADMLKLI, encoded by the coding sequence ATGAACTTCCCCCCGGCTACGGACATCCGCAAGATCAGGATCGGAATGGATATAACCCAGTCCGAGCTGGCTGCAAGGTCCGGCATCAGTCAGAGCACCATAGCGAAGATTGAACGCGGGAAGATCTCTGCAAGCTACGAGACCGTGGTCTCTCTTTTCAACACCCTGGAGGCCATGAGGCACGACATCGGTAAGGGACTCACCGCCGCCGATGTGTGCTCGAAATCAGTGGTCTCCATCCAGAGCGATGAGACCATCCAGTCCGCAGCGCGTCTGATGGAGGAGACGGGGTATTCGCAGTTCCCCGTGTTCAACGGCACCAATCCCGTGGGAAGCATCTCCGAGAGGGACATCTTCGACCTGATCAGCAGCGGAAGGATGATCGATGAGGTCTACAGGCTCACAGTATCTAATGCAATGGGGGATTCGTTCCCTGTAGTCTCCGGTACCACGCCCATCTCCACGGTGGCGGGTATGATGAGCAGCTGCAATGCCGTCCTGGTCTCCGATAAGGGATCGATAAAAGGAATGATTACCAAGGCAGACATGCTGAAGCTGATATGA
- the rnz gene encoding ribonuclease Z: MLELLFLGTGASVPSREKATSCIAVRSGSDIVLMDCGEGSQRQIMVSPFSFMRIKTILITHLHGDHVFGLPGLLQTMSLSGRKEPLTVYGPKGIIECVAAFMKATEGETVYPLEVKEVSGGESFTAGNMKVTVYPTEHNITSVGYTVSEKDRPGKLDREKAISLGIKDGPDMSRLKNGETVNGVSPDQVLGPVIKGISVSYTGDTKYCQSVIDGSRGCNVLIHECTYMESEADLAVEHSHSTALQAAKVAKEAGVGNLILTHISNRYNETSVVEDEAKSIFNNTVAAKDMDLFEIRQDGMSLKQ; encoded by the coding sequence ATGTTGGAACTGCTCTTCCTAGGCACAGGCGCCAGCGTCCCCTCGAGGGAGAAGGCCACGTCCTGCATAGCCGTCAGGAGCGGTTCCGACATCGTCCTCATGGACTGCGGCGAGGGATCCCAGAGACAGATCATGGTCTCGCCTTTCTCGTTCATGAGGATCAAAACCATTCTGATAACGCATCTGCACGGGGACCATGTGTTCGGTCTTCCCGGACTCCTCCAGACGATGAGCCTATCCGGAAGGAAGGAGCCTTTGACGGTCTATGGGCCAAAGGGTATCATCGAATGTGTGGCTGCGTTCATGAAGGCGACGGAAGGGGAGACCGTCTATCCTTTGGAAGTGAAGGAGGTTTCCGGAGGGGAGTCATTCACCGCCGGGAACATGAAAGTGACCGTCTACCCCACCGAGCATAACATCACATCCGTCGGCTACACAGTGAGCGAGAAGGATAGGCCCGGGAAGCTGGACAGGGAGAAGGCCATATCCTTGGGCATCAAGGACGGACCGGACATGTCGAGGCTCAAGAACGGGGAGACCGTCAACGGCGTATCACCCGATCAGGTCCTGGGGCCAGTGATCAAAGGGATATCCGTCTCCTACACCGGGGACACGAAGTACTGCCAATCGGTTATCGACGGCTCCAGAGGCTGCAACGTCCTGATCCATGAGTGCACATACATGGAATCCGAGGCTGACCTTGCGGTGGAGCATTCCCACTCGACGGCCTTGCAGGCTGCAAAAGTTGCTAAGGAGGCCGGGGTCGGAAACCTGATCCTCACGCACATCAGCAACCGTTACAACGAGACGTCCGTTGTCGAGGACGAGGCCAAGAGTATATTCAATAATACTGTAGCAGCGAAGGACATGGACCTTTTCGAGATCAGGCAAGATGGGATGTCCCTGAAGCAATGA
- the rpe gene encoding ribulose-phosphate 3-epimerase produces the protein MTLVSPSMLSADFSRLGEELVRVEKAGADWAHLDVMDGAFVPNITFGPPVIKAIRKYSKIPFDAHLMIEDPIRYIDAFADAGCDLITVHCEAEGDIHGAIEKIRSKGIKPGISINPETEVTALEEFLPEVDLVLVMTVHPGFGGQSFIANCIPKISWVKEWAKKNGKEILVSVDGGVNKDTAKVCVDAGVDILVAGSYLFKMDDMSSTIAEWHQS, from the coding sequence ATGACCCTCGTATCCCCGTCGATGCTCTCGGCGGATTTCTCAAGGCTCGGAGAGGAGCTGGTACGCGTGGAGAAGGCTGGCGCGGACTGGGCACATCTTGATGTCATGGACGGCGCATTCGTTCCCAACATCACATTCGGTCCGCCTGTGATCAAGGCTATCAGGAAGTATTCGAAGATCCCCTTCGACGCGCATCTGATGATCGAGGATCCCATCCGTTACATCGACGCTTTCGCCGATGCCGGCTGCGACCTCATCACCGTCCACTGCGAGGCAGAGGGGGATATCCACGGAGCCATAGAGAAGATCAGATCCAAAGGGATCAAGCCAGGTATCTCCATCAATCCGGAGACGGAGGTCACCGCCCTCGAGGAATTCCTTCCGGAGGTAGACCTCGTCCTGGTCATGACGGTCCACCCGGGATTCGGAGGCCAGTCGTTCATAGCCAACTGCATTCCTAAGATCTCATGGGTCAAGGAATGGGCCAAGAAGAACGGGAAGGAGATACTGGTCTCTGTGGACGGAGGGGTCAACAAGGACACCGCCAAGGTATGCGTAGATGCGGGAGTAGACATCCTCGTCGCAGGTTCCTATCTGTTCAAGATGGATGACATGTCCTCGACGATAGCCGAATGGCATCAGAGCTGA